A stretch of the Nitrospirota bacterium genome encodes the following:
- a CDS encoding methyltransferase domain-containing protein — translation MSDAVLRHHQEVWRKKPILRTLYAQWYEEIVSYLVPGRTLEVGGGTGNLKECFPCVLCTDVVKLPWLDAVVDAQRLPFISRSMANIVLVDSLHHIENVRFFFDEAVRVLRPGGRIIVMDPYISWLSWPVYRFLHPEAVDFTQDPLSVRSPDSDRKPFDANQAVATMLFERSIGDFQNAYPHFKMLTVRRLAFFAYPLSGGFDHACLLPLCLLKPLLALERALDRFARFLAFRILVVLEAGI, via the coding sequence ATGTCCGATGCCGTTCTTCGTCACCACCAGGAGGTCTGGAGGAAAAAGCCTATTCTTCGCACCCTGTACGCACAATGGTATGAAGAGATCGTGTCTTACCTTGTGCCTGGGCGTACTTTGGAAGTCGGCGGTGGAACCGGAAACCTGAAGGAGTGTTTCCCCTGTGTGCTCTGCACCGATGTGGTCAAACTGCCGTGGCTGGACGCGGTCGTCGATGCTCAGCGCCTGCCTTTTATCTCTCGCAGCATGGCGAATATCGTGCTCGTTGATTCGCTCCACCATATCGAAAATGTTCGTTTCTTCTTTGACGAAGCGGTGCGCGTGCTCAGGCCTGGCGGTCGGATTATCGTCATGGACCCATATATTTCATGGCTATCGTGGCCGGTTTACCGCTTTCTTCATCCCGAGGCGGTGGATTTCACGCAGGACCCGCTTTCCGTCCGATCGCCCGATTCTGATCGCAAGCCTTTTGATGCCAACCAAGCAGTGGCCACGATGCTGTTTGAACGGTCGATCGGCGACTTTCAAAACGCGTATCCGCATTTCAAGATGCTAACCGTTCGGAGGCTTGCATTCTTTGCCTATCCGCTGAGCGGAGGATTCGACCATGCCTGTTTGCTGCCACTGTGTTTGCTCAAGCCGTTGCTCGCGCTCGAGCGAGCATTGGACAGATTCGCCAGGTTTCTGGCGTTTCGGATTCTTGTCGTATTGGAAGCGGGGATCTGA